Proteins found in one Arthrobacter sp. U41 genomic segment:
- a CDS encoding pyruvate dehydrogenase: MAKELATQLIEQLQAAGVQRIYGIVGDSLNPLVDAVRKTGGAVKGGIDWIHVRHEEAAAFAAAAEAQLTGRLAVCAGSCGPGNLHLINGLYDANRSGAPVLAIASHIPSKQIGSSFFQETHPDRLFNECSVYSELISTAEQAPRVMHSAIQHAVALRGVAVVTLPGDIAGLEATAEAPLPAAFVPASLLPAAQSVRELAEAINAADKVAIFAGAGVQGAHDEVIALAEAVKAPIGHSLRGKDFMQYDNPYDIGMTGLLGYGAAAEGIEDADLLILLGTDFPYDRFLPATRTAQVDRAAQKLGRRTDVDVAVHGDVLPTLAALMPLLKPKKNRRFLDAMLKKHDRLMNKAVGAYTRKVETKVPIHPEYAASLLDQTAAKDAIFTADTGMCNVWTARYINPLGTRRLIGSYLHGSMANALPHAIGAQLAYPGRQVVSVSGDGGLSMLLGELITVAAHRLPVNVVVFNNSTLGMVKLEMLVDGLPDFGVDVPDANYAAVARALGFHAVRVTDPTRVEAAYREAFAHPGPSLVELITDPNALSLPPKIKGAQVLGFATAMSRVVLNRGAGEAVSMARSNLRNIPRR; encoded by the coding sequence ATGGCCAAGGAACTTGCAACCCAGCTCATCGAACAACTTCAAGCCGCCGGTGTGCAGCGCATCTACGGGATTGTTGGCGACAGCCTGAACCCGCTGGTCGACGCCGTCCGGAAAACGGGCGGTGCCGTCAAAGGCGGGATCGACTGGATTCATGTCCGCCATGAAGAGGCCGCCGCGTTCGCGGCGGCGGCGGAGGCCCAGCTGACCGGCCGTCTGGCGGTCTGCGCCGGCTCCTGCGGTCCAGGAAATCTGCACCTGATCAACGGGCTTTATGACGCCAACCGCTCCGGCGCCCCGGTGCTGGCCATTGCCTCGCATATCCCCAGCAAACAAATTGGCAGCAGCTTCTTCCAGGAGACGCATCCGGATCGGCTCTTCAACGAGTGTTCGGTGTATTCCGAGCTGATCAGCACCGCCGAACAGGCGCCCCGGGTCATGCACAGTGCGATCCAGCACGCCGTCGCCTTGCGGGGCGTCGCCGTCGTCACCCTCCCCGGTGACATTGCCGGACTGGAAGCGACGGCCGAGGCCCCTCTGCCGGCAGCGTTTGTGCCTGCCAGCCTGCTGCCGGCTGCACAGAGTGTCCGGGAACTGGCCGAGGCTATCAACGCTGCGGACAAAGTGGCGATCTTTGCCGGTGCCGGTGTCCAGGGCGCCCACGACGAGGTCATTGCCCTGGCGGAAGCCGTCAAAGCTCCGATCGGGCATTCGCTCCGCGGCAAAGACTTCATGCAGTATGACAACCCCTACGACATCGGCATGACCGGGCTGCTGGGCTACGGCGCCGCGGCCGAGGGGATCGAGGATGCGGACCTGCTGATCCTGCTCGGCACCGACTTCCCCTACGACCGGTTCCTCCCGGCAACCCGCACGGCGCAGGTGGACCGGGCTGCCCAGAAACTGGGCCGGCGGACCGACGTCGACGTCGCGGTCCACGGCGACGTGCTGCCGACCCTTGCGGCGCTGATGCCCTTGTTGAAGCCGAAGAAGAACCGCCGCTTCCTCGATGCGATGCTCAAGAAGCATGACCGGCTGATGAACAAAGCCGTCGGCGCCTACACGCGCAAAGTGGAAACGAAAGTGCCGATCCACCCCGAATATGCGGCATCGTTGCTGGACCAGACGGCGGCGAAGGACGCGATCTTTACCGCTGATACCGGCATGTGCAATGTCTGGACCGCCCGGTACATCAACCCGCTCGGCACCCGCCGGCTGATCGGCTCCTACCTGCACGGTTCCATGGCGAACGCGCTTCCGCATGCGATTGGCGCCCAGCTTGCCTACCCCGGGCGCCAGGTGGTGTCCGTATCGGGCGACGGCGGCTTGTCGATGCTGCTGGGGGAGCTGATTACGGTTGCCGCGCACCGGCTCCCGGTCAACGTGGTCGTATTCAATAACTCCACCCTGGGCATGGTCAAGCTGGAGATGCTGGTGGACGGGCTCCCGGACTTCGGCGTCGACGTGCCCGACGCCAACTATGCCGCGGTGGCCAGGGCCCTGGGATTCCACGCCGTCCGCGTCACGGACCCGACCCGGGTCGAGGCCGCCTACCGGGAAGCTTTCGCCCATCCGGGACCCTCCCTGGTGGAACTGATCACCGACCCTAACGCGCTCTCCCTCCCGCCGAAGATCAAAGGCGCCCAGGTCCTTGGGTTCGCCACGGCGATGTCCAGGGTGGTCCTCAACCGGGGAGCCGGTGAGGCCGTCAGCATGGCCCGCAGCAACCTCCGCAACATCCCGCGGCGCTGA